A window of Panicum virgatum strain AP13 chromosome 8K, P.virgatum_v5, whole genome shotgun sequence contains these coding sequences:
- the LOC120643510 gene encoding calcium-binding protein CBP-like — MAGYPPPASGYPYGPGAGGAGGYGAPPPYGSSPAPSAPPYGDKPPKEGKTSSSSSAPPNYGAPPSSQPYGGGGGGYGAPYGAPPPSSAPPYGAPPPSSAAPYGAPPHAPAPYGAPPPAYGGGYGGSPFASLVPSAFPPGTDPNVVACFQAADRDGSGMIDDKELQSALSGYNQSFSLRTVHLLMYLFTNTNVRKIGPKEFTSVFYSLQNWRAIFERFDRDRSGKIDSSELRDALLSLGYSVSPTVLDLLVSKFDKTGGKSRAIEYDNFIECCLTVKGLTEKFKEKDTAYSGSAAFTYEAFMLTVLPFLIA; from the exons ATGGCCGGCtacccgccgcccgcctccggctACCCCTACGGCCCCGGCGCCGGGGGTGCCGGAGGCTACGGCGCCCCGCCGCCCTACGGCTCCTCCCCGGCCCCCTCCGCCCCGCCCTACGGCGACAAGCCCCCCAAGGAAGGCaagacctcctcctcctcctccgcgccgcccaaCTACGGCGCCCCGCCCTCCTCCCAgccctacggcggcggcggcggaggctacGGCGCGCCCTAcggcgccccgccgccctcGTCCGCCCCTCCCTAcggcgccccgccgccctcGTCCGCCGCTCCCTacggcgcgccgccgcacgcgcccgcgccctacggggccccgccgccggcgtacgGGGGCGGTTACGGCGGGAGCCCCTTCGCGTCGCTTGTGCCGTCCGCGTTCCCGCCCGGGACCGACCCCAACGTGGTGGCCTGCTTCCAGGCGGCAGACCGCGACGGCAGCGGGATGATCGACGACAAGGAGCTGCAGTCCGCGCTCTCCGGTTACAACCAGAGCTTCAGCCTCCGCACCGTCCACCTCCTTATGTACCTATTCACCAACACCAACGTCCGCAAGATCG GGCCCAAGGAATTTACTTCTGTGTTTTACAGTCTTCAGAATTGGAGA GCAATATTTGAAAGATTTGACCGTGATCGGAGTGGTAAGATTGACTCATCAGAACTGCGTGATGCTCTTCTCAGTCTGGGATATTCCGTCTCTCCAACTGTGCTAGACCTGCTTGTGTCTAAATTTGACAAGACTGGGGGCAAGAGCAGAGCAATTGAATATGATAACTTCATTGA ATGTTGCCTCACTGTTAAG GGACTGACTGAGAAGTTCAAGGAGAAGGACACCGCATACTCCGGGTCTGCGGCATTTACTTATGAGGCTTTCATGCTGACCGTGCTCCCTTTCCTCATCGCCTAG